The Microbacterium sp. SORGH_AS_0862 genome has a segment encoding these proteins:
- a CDS encoding GNAT family N-acetyltransferase codes for MGVIRPFRPGDEDALAAVCLATAAAGSNGAGILTDDGLWADLYLLPYLDRHPDLAFVAEDAEARPAGYIVATDDTVAFDTWFAEHWWPARRARYAHADANARQWAIVAEADARTESSALCSTHPAHLHIDLLPVLQGQGTGRRLVDTLVEALRERGVRGLHLGADARNAGALAFYDRLGFVRATSPEGAQLFTLGL; via the coding sequence ATGGGAGTCATCCGTCCGTTCCGCCCGGGTGACGAGGACGCGCTGGCGGCGGTCTGTCTCGCGACGGCGGCCGCCGGTTCCAACGGTGCGGGCATCCTGACCGACGACGGTCTCTGGGCCGACCTCTACCTGTTGCCCTACCTCGACCGGCATCCCGACCTCGCCTTCGTCGCCGAGGACGCCGAGGCTCGGCCGGCGGGATACATCGTCGCGACCGACGACACGGTCGCTTTCGACACGTGGTTCGCGGAGCACTGGTGGCCGGCCCGCCGCGCCCGCTACGCGCACGCCGACGCGAACGCCAGGCAGTGGGCGATCGTCGCCGAAGCGGATGCGCGCACCGAGAGCAGCGCGCTGTGCTCCACCCACCCCGCGCATCTGCACATCGATCTGCTGCCGGTGCTCCAGGGGCAGGGCACAGGGCGGCGCCTGGTCGACACGCTCGTCGAGGCGTTGCGCGAGCGCGGCGTGCGCGGCCTGCACCTGGGCGCGGACGCGCGCAACGCCGGAGCACTGGCGTTCTACGACCGTCTCGGATTCGTTCGTGCCACGTCTCCCGAGGGTGCTCAGCTGTTCACCCTGGGGCTCTGA